The DNA region GGCGCAATTGACCGGATTCCGAGCGAAATTGGCACCATTTGCGACTTCACCCTACGCCTCCCCCAAAGACACACAAAGGGCCGCACCGAATTACGGTGCGGCCCTTTGGCGGCAGTACGCCGAAAGCGTTGAGCGCGTTACTTTACGACAGCGAGAACGTCGCGAGCCGAAAGCACGAGGTACTCTTCGCCCTGGTGCTTCACCTCGGTGCCGCCGAACTTCGAGTAGATCACGCGATCACCGACGTTAATGTCAAGGGGAATGCGGGTACCGCTGTCAGCAACGCGGCCTGGGCCCACGGCAACAACTTCACCCTCCTGGGGC from Leucobacter sp. UCMA 4100 includes:
- the groES gene encoding co-chaperone GroES, coding for MSVAIQPLEDRIVIQQTAAEQTTASGLVIPDSAKEKPQEGEVVAVGPGRVADSGTRIPLDINVGDRVIYSKFGGTEVKHQGEEYLVLSARDVLAVVK